Genomic DNA from Desulfonema ishimotonii:
TGTTGGTGACTCCGACGTCGTCCGGGTCGATGACGTTGTAGTTCGGGTCAGTGCTGGCGGTGGGCGTGGCGGTGAGGGCCGTGTAACCGACATTGCCGTCCGAAACCGCATCATCGACGCCGGTGAGGGTCACAGTCTGCGCCGTATCCCAGTTCGCGGCGGTAAAGGTCAGACTCGCGGGTGAAACGGTTCCTTCGGCGGTGTTATCGCTATAGAGATTTATGCTCACATCCGCCGTCGGTTCCGTGTCCAGAACCACGGTGAAGGTGGCCGTGCCGCCCCCTTCATCCGTGACTAGGCCAGAGGTCGGGGTCACAGTGATGCCGGCTGTGTCATCATCGGTGATGGTCGTGGTCTGAGGGGTTCCCATGTGGGCGCTGGTGCCGCTGGGCGTGGTGCCGCCGCTGATGCTCATTTCTATGGTTCTGTTGGTTTCATCGACGTAGTTGCCCAGGATATCCATAGAGATGACGGCATCTGTGGCTCCGGCTGCAAATTCCACGGTCGTTCCGGTGTTGGTCACGCCGGTTCCGGTGACGGTGACATTGTCGTAGTCCGTGCCGTTTGTCGCGGTTCCAGCAAGGGCGTAGGTCACTTCGGTGGCGGAGCCGGTCGCGCCGCTGCGGGTGATCGTGAAGGTGGCCGGGGTCGTGCCGGTGTCGCCTTCAGCCACCGGGGAAGTGCCGGCGGCAAGGGTGTAGGTGACATCATCAGGAAGCGGCGTTCCGCTCACATGCACCGGCGTCGAACTGTTGGTGGTGGTGCCGTCGCCGAGCTGACCTTTATGGTTGCGTCCCCACGCCGATGTATTGCCGTCGGTTTTGACGGCAATTGTATGAATATTTCCCGATGCGATAGCGGAAATGCCGGAAAGCCCCGGCACCTGCCCCGGCGTCGAACTGTCGGTGGTGGTGCCGTCACCGAGCTGACCGTAACCGTTCCACCCCCATGTCCATACTGTTCCGTCAGTTTTCAGGGCGACAAAGTGGTGAGCGCCCCCTTCCGCAACGGCGGAGACACCGGTAAGACCTGTCACCTGCACCGGCGTCGAACTGTCGGTGGTGCCGCCGTTGCCGAGCTGACCTCTATGGTTGCGTCCCCACGTCCATACTGTGCCGTCGGTTTTCAGGGCAGCAGCATGATAGTCTCCCGCCGCAACGGCGGAGACACCGGTAAGACCTGTCACCTGCACCGGCGTCGAACTGTTGGTGGTGGTGCCGTCGCCGAGCTGACCGTAATCGTTTCCTCCCCACGCCCATACTGTGCCGTCGGTTTTCACGGCGACCGTGTAATAGCGTCCCGCCGAAACGGCGGAGACACCGGTAAGACCTGTCACCTGCACCGGTGTCAATCTGTTGGTGCCGGTGCCGTCGCCGAGCTGACCGTAATAGTTTCTTCCCCACGCCCATACTGTGCCGTCGCTTTTCACGGCTGCCGAATAGTAGAATCCCGCCGAAACGGCGGAAACGCCGGAAAGACCTGTCACCTGCACCGGCGTCAAACTGTCGGTGGTGGTGCCGTCGCCGAGCTGACCGTAATAGTTTCTTCCCCACGCCCATACTGTGCCGTCGCTTTTTGCGGCGAGACTGTGGTAACCTCCCGCCGCGATGTCGGCGGCACCCGTCAGTCCCGACACCTGCACCGGCGTCGAACTTTCGGTGGTGGTGCCGTCGCCGAGCTGACCGTAATAGTTTGTTCCCCACGCCCATACTGTGCCGTCGCTTTCCAGAGCGACGCTGAAATAGTCACCTCCGTCCATGGCCGTAAACGCGGCCCGTGCCGCCGAAGGCGCTGCAAGCACGGCCCCCGCCAAAATGATCACTGCCGCAGCGATCCGCATTGCGGCCGCCGCTGTTCCGGTCCCGAAACCGGTCTTTCGTTTCATTACATTTCTCATTGAAATCTCCTTTTGCTGAATTCTCCCTTTGTTCACTTTTTAAAATTTTAACAATAAGAAATCCTTACATTTACTGCCCGGACATCCGTCTCTTTCCTCCGTATCGTTTTTATCCCTCCTTTCTCCCGCATGGTCCCTCCGCCAGAGTGCAAAACCGGAGTGCAAAACCGGAGTGCAAAAATTATTTTTTTGCGCCACTCCGCCGACCGATATGCCGATATGCAAAAAAGAATTTTTGCGCTCCTTAAAAGAGTTTTTGCGCTCCTTCTTCGCCCCCGACCGGAGTGCAAAAATTGTTTTTTTGCGCCGCACTCCGCCGACCGATATGCCGATATGCAAAAAAGAATTTTTGCGCTCCTTAAAAAGAGTTTTTGCGCTCCTTCTTCGCCCCCAACCGGAGTGCAAAAATTGTTTTTTTGCGTTCCGGGTTCCGGTTCCGTTCGAAGCGGTTTTTTGCATTTTTAAAAATCGTCTTCTTCAGCCTCATTCAGAACAATGGTTTTGTAATCAGGGTAATCCCGGAACTGATTTACAAGAGCGCCCCTCCCCTGTTCCTCGTAAAGCCTGTTAAAACCGGAAAACGGATAATCCCTCAGATTGCTCACGTACCCGTGCCTGACCGGGTTGAACAGCAGATAATTTGCGCGGGTCATATATTCCCTTTCGCCTCTCGGACAATAATCCCAGTAATTCCACCACACCGGTTTCTCACAACCCGTCTCTCTGTGAATCCTTATCGCCGAAACGCGGTGGACATTCCGGATGATCGCCGACAAATCCTTTCCTTTCAGGCTTTTCCCCAGAATATGATAATGGTTGTCCAGAATCACCCAGTGATGCAACTCCCAGCCGTACTTCTCAAAATACCCCCGGAAAAGTTCGATAAGCCCGGATTTCAAATGTCCGCTTTTCAGCAGGGACCGCTTTCCGTAAACCGCGCCGGTGATAAAATACGGAGAATTATCCGCAAACAGATGCGTCGGCGCATGACGGTAATTTTTCAGCATTTGTCCCCTCCGAGATACAAAAAAGAATTTTTGCACTCCTTTTTCGCCCCCCGCCGGAGTGCAAAAATTAAGCGAAGCGATTTTTTGCACCGTGCTCCCCGACCGAGATGCAAAAAAGAATTTTTGCACTCCTTTTTCGCCCCCGCCGGAGTGCAAAAATTAAGCGAAGCGATTTTTTGCACCGTGCTCCCCTCCGAGATGCAAAAAATAATTTTTGCACTCCTTTTTCGCCCCCCGCCGGAGTGCAAAAACTGAGCGAAGCGATTTTTTGCACTGTGCTCCCCTCCGAGATGCAAAAAATAATTTTTGCACTCCTTTTTCGCCCCCCGCCGGAGTGCAAAAACTGAGCGAAGCGATTTTTTGCACTGTGCTCCCCTCCGAGATGCAAAAAATAATTTTTGCACTCCTTTTTCGCCCCCGCCGGAGTACAAAAACTGAGCGAAGCGATTTTTTGCAGTCACGGAGCCGTGATCCCGAACTCCGCCAGCTTCCGGTACAGGGTGCTCCGCCCCATACCCAGCCATCTGGCAGCCCGGCTCTTGTTCCACCGGTTTGCCTCCAGCGCATCCACCAGCATCTTCCTTTTCAAAGCCCGCGGGAGTCTCTGTTCCGCATCCGGCCTGTCCTCCGATTCCGGGAACCCTCCGGGCAGGTAATCGGTCGTGAGCTCGCCGGACGGACATATGGCACAGGCAAACGTGATGATGTTCTTCAACTGGCGCACATTGCCCGGCCACGCATATCCCATGAGCAGCTCCCGGACCTCATGGGATATGCCCGTGATCGCCCCCTTTTTGCCGGAACCCGCCAGCCGGATAAAATGGTCTGCCAGAAGTGGAATATCTTCCATGTGATCCCGCAGCGGCGGCAGGCCGATGCTGAACTCCCGGAGCCGGAAACAGAAATCCTGCCGGAGTTTTCCCTCCCGGACATACGTTTTCAGGTCGGCATTGGTCGCCCCGATGATGCGGACATCGACCCCCACGGTTTGGCTCTCCCCCACATGCTCGAACATTTTGCGATCCAGCACATGGAGCAGCTTGGCCTGGGACCGGGGGGACAGCTCGGCAATCTCGTCCAGAAAAATCGTCCCGCCGTCGGCCGCCTCGAAATATCCGGCCCTGTCTCCGGCAGCGTCGGTGAATGCGCCGGCCGTATGCCCGAAAAACTCGCTCTCAATGAGACTTTCGCAAAGCGCGGCGCAGTTCACCCGGATCATGCGGCCTTTGGCGCGGGGGCCTGCCGCATGAAGGGCCCGTGCCACAAGCTCCTTGCCGGTTCCGGTCTCGCCGGTAATCAGGACGTTGTTATCCATCCCGGCAAACCTGCCGATCAGGTCATACACCCGTCGCATGGAATCACTTCTGCCGATCATCCCGTGAAAATCACTTTTTTCTCTGGTCTGATGCGCTGTCTGCATACCCTGCTCCTTACTTTTTCTGACCGGAATTCCGGCCTTTGGGGGAAGAATATAGACAAGATTTGTGCCACCCTGTTTGGAAAAGTGAAAAAATCACAAAAAATTTGTTACATATCACACAGATAAAAAATTTATGGCATAAGGCGGGCGAAAAAGAAGGGTGGAAAAAGACGGGAAAACTGTCCCAGTGACACAAATTGTGTCAGACACAAAATGTGTCACTGGGACACTTTTTCACACAATATTAACATTTTTCGTTCCGACATATTTTTTGACACATCGTTCCAACGCTCTGCGTTGGAACGCACAACCCGGACGCTCTGCGTCCCGTGATCAAACAGTTCCGTAGGGTGGGCACACGCTTTTCCGTGCCCACCGCATTCCGCCTCCGTCATGCCTTACAACCAAAGGACGCCCAACGGATGCCCGTAACCGGTGGGCACAAAAAAACGTGCCCACCCTACATTCTGTTTATGCGACGCAGGAGCATCGGAACCTCCGAATCAGGATGGTCAGGACAACATAAAACAATCCCGTCCATCCTGATTCAAAAACGCAGCATATTCAAACAGTTCCGTCGGACGCTCTGCGTCCCGTCACGCAACGCCGGAGTGCAAAAATTGAGCGAAGCGATTTTTTGCACCGCACCTCGCTCCACCGACCGACGTGCAAAAAATAATTTTTGCACTCCTTTCGCATCGTTCCGACGCTCTGCGTCCCGTGATCAAACGAAATAACCCGCCCGGAAATTTGTGTCATTGGGACATTTTTTGGCCTTTCAGAAAAAATAACAGAAGCATTTCTTCGGATTTTGTTGTAAGAGGTAGATTTTGCAACAAAACAGCATATCTTTCTGACCACCGTGACGGGTTTTTCGAATATGAAAATACGGATCACCAGCAGAAAACAGGTCTGGACAGGGACGGCGATCATCAGCGTTCCGTCCGTCATTTTCTCAAATCTGCTCACCTATTTGTTTGAAATATGGTTTATGCCGCCGTTTTTTCTTTCAGATCTTACGGTTTCCACCCTCGCTTCCGGCATCGTCGCCCCCCTGGTCTCCTATTTTCTCTTTGATCAGGCATATGCCATTCACCTGCTCAACGACGAATTGCGCGGGGAAATCAAGGCCAGGAAAGCGGCGGAGTCCGACCTTATCCGAAAAAACCGGCAACTGTGCGAGGCGAATGACGCCGCAGTGGCCGCGAAACTTGCCGCCGAATCCGCCAACCGGGCCAAAAGCACCTTTCTGGCCAACATGAGCCACGAACTCCGCACCCCGCTCAACGCCATCCTCGGTTTTTCGGAACTGATGCGCCGGAATGCGAAGATTCCGGAAGATGAACAGGAAAGTCTCGGCATCATTTCCCGCAGCGGCGAACATCTCCTGACCCTGATCAACCAGGTGCTGGACCTGTCCAAGATCGAGGCCGGAAAAACCGTGCTGACCCCGGCAGATTCGGATCTGCACCGGCTGTTGGGCGATATCACCGACATGTTCCGGCTCCGGGCAGAGGAGAAAGGGATGTACCTCATCTCTGAGTGCGCCCCGGAGCTGCCCCGGTATATCCGAACAGATGAAGTGAAGCTGCGGCAGGTGCTGATCAATCTTCTGAACAATGCGGTCAAGTTCACAACAGAGGGCGGCATTTTTTTGCGGATCGGCCTTTCGGAGTGCAAAAGCAGCGCCTTCGCACTCCGATTTGAAGTGGAGGACACCGGTCCCGGCATCGCGGCGGACGAGACGGATCAGCTTTTCAGCCCCTTTGTTCAGACACAGACCGGTCAGATCACCAGAGAGGGAACCGGACTGGGCCTGGCCATCAGCCGGAAATTCGTGCAGCTCATGGGAGGCGATATCGCTGTCCGCAGCCAGGTCGGAAAAGGCTCGGTCTTTTCCTTCCATATTGAGGCGGATGTGTCAGCGGGATGCGATATGCCTTCCGAACAGCCTGGCGGCAGGGTCATAGCCCTTGAACCGGACCAGCCCCGCTACCGGATTCTGGTGGTCGATGACAAGGCCGACAACCGGCAACTGCTGCTGAAGATGCTTTCCCCCTTTGGCTTTGACCTCCGGGAGGCGGACGACGGCGCCAGGGCCGCTGATGTGTGGAAAGAATGGCAGCCCCATCTGATCTGGATGGACATCCGAATGCCGGAAACGGACGGGCATGAGGCGATCCGGCGCATCAGGGCAGATGACAATGCCGGAAAGACGAAAATTATCGCTGTCACGGCCAGCGTTCTTGAAGAAGAGCGGGCCGTGGTTCTGGCTGCCGGATGTGATGATTTTCTGCGCAAGCCCTTCCGGCAATCGGACATATTTGATATGATGCACCGGTATATCGGTGTCCGGTATGTGTATGCGGAAGAGACCCGGAATGAGGACGGAAGAGATATGACAGCCCCGGACCCGGCGGCGCTGTTGAAAATACCATCCGCCTTACTGGCACAGATCAGAGAAGCTGTTGTCCGTGCGGATATGGGAGAAACGAAAAAGCGGATCAGGGAAGTCCGTGCCCATGACAGGGCGCTGGCCAACCTCCTGGCAGGGCTGGCCGATGACTTTGAATATGAGAAAATACAGTCTCTGCTCTCCGACACGGATCAGGAGGCTGTTTCCACTCCGTCCATCCGGGCTCCTGCGGACCCGGCAAAGCGAGCCGAGCTTCTCACCATTCTTGAAAACGAATTTTCAGACAGGTGGCAGGCTGTCGGAAAACGGATGGTTTTCGATGAGGTCTGTGCCTTCGGGGAGTCTGCCCAGGAGCTGGGCAACACCTATGATGAAGCGGCGCTTGCCGAGTGGGGCCAGGCCGTATCCCATCAGGCCCGGACATTCAACGCGGGAGAACTTCTGGATACATTGGCCGCATTCCCGGAACTGATGAAAAATCTGAAGTCCGATGAACCGGCATAAAGCCGGAAATGACGGAAAAAGTCACCCCATTGTTCCGACGCAGAGCGTCGGAACGATAGTGTACGGTGAAATGCGGAGAAACGGCCATTAAAATATGCATAACGATGCTCTGATATTTATCGTAGATGATGTTCAGGAAAATATCCGCCTCCTGGCCTGCATCCTGAGCCGGAAGGGATATAAAATATCCTTTGCCACCACCGGCGGACAGGCCATTGAAATGGCGGCTGATGTCAATCCCGATCTCATCCTGTTGGATGTTGTCATGCCGGATACAGACGGTTTCAGCGTCTGCAAAGCCATAAAAGCCGATCCCGCAACCCGGCATATCCCGGTCATCTTTCTGACGGCCGAAAAAACAGAACCGGCAGACGTGGTCCGGGGGCTGGAAGCCGGGGGGGCGGATTATCTCAACAAGCCGTTTGACATGGCCGAACTGCTGGCAAGGGTGCGAATCCACCTGGATCTGAAGCGGGCCAATGATAAACTGAAAGCCCAGGCCGCGGCCCTCAGAGAGAGCGAGCAGCGATACCGGGCCGTGGTGGAGGATCAGACCGAACTGATACGCCGGTTCCGCCCGGACGGCACCCTCACCTTTGTCAATGATGCCTGTTGCCGGTATTTCGGAAAAACACGGGAGGAAATGGTGGGGCAAAATTTTCTGGATATGCTCCCCGAAGAAGACCGGGAGAAGATGAAAATCCGCCTGGCGTCCATGACGCCCCGGCGATGTGTGAAAACCACGGAACACCGGGTGATTGACAGAAACGGAGAGATCCGGTGGCAGCGGCGGACAGACCGGGCCATTTCCGGTGAAAACGGGCGGATTTCCGAGTTCCAGACTGTCAGCCGGGACATTACCGAAAGGGTATATGCCGAGGAGGCCTATCGCTCTCTGGTGGACCATTCCCTGCAGGGCATGTGCATTATCCGGGACCGGAAATGTGTCTTTGCCAATCGGCGAATGGCCGAAATTACCGGTTACTCCCCGGAAAAACTGACCCGGTTCTCTTCGGACCGCTTCAGCCGCATCATACACCCCGAAGACCGGGACAGAACTTTGGCCTATTTTTCGGAATGCGTCGCGGGCAGGCCTGTCCGCCACCGGACCCGCATGATCCGGAAGGATGGAAAGGTGTGCTGTCTGGATATCCAGGCCGTGGCCGTCACTTATCGCGGCAAAGCCGCTCTCCAGATGGCCCTCATTGACAGCACCCGGCTGGCGGAGCTGGAATCGCTGCTTGCCGAACGTACCGGTTTCGGGAATTTTGTCGGCAAAAGCGTGCCCATGCAGCAGGTCTACAATCTGATCAAACAGCTTGCGGCTACCGACATCACGGTGATTCTCACGGGAGAAACCGGAACCGGCAAGGAACTGGCTGCGGAAGCAATTCATTTTTCCGGCCCGCGTTCGCAGGGGCCGCTGATCCGGGTGAACTGCGCGGCCTTTTCCGAAAACCTGATCGAGAGCGAGCTGTTCGGCCATGTCAGAGGGGCCTTTACCGGGGCGGACAGGGATAAGGACGGGCGATTTCACGCGGCACAGGGCGGGACCATCTTTCTGGATGAAATCGGCGAACTCCCGCTCCGGTTACAGACCAGGCTACTCAGGGTTCTGGAAAGCAGGGAATTTCAGCGGGTCGGCGATGGAAAATCCCGCAAGACGGATGCGCGGATCATCGCGGCCACCAATGCGGACCTGAACCATCTGACACAGGAGGGGCTTTTCCGGCAGGATCTCTATTACCGGCTCCGGGCCGGGCATATCCGGCTGCCGCCCCTGCGGGAACGGATCGAAGATATCCCGCTGCTGACAAATCATTTTACCAGCGGTTTCTGTCAGCGCCACGGCAAAAACAACATCCGGGTGGCCGACGCCGTTTATGAGGCCCTCCGGTACTATTCCTGGCCCGGCAATGTCCGGGAACTGAAAAATGCCCTGGAATTCGCCTGTGCCCTGTGTCCCGATGATACCATCACGCCGGATCAGCTACCTCCTGAATTTCAGGAAGAGGCCGGGACTCCCGATGCGGGACAGTATATGAGTGCGAACGTTGAAAGAGAGGCGATTACCGATGCTCTGGAGGAGACCCTCTGGCACAAAAGCAGAACCGCGGCCCTGCTGAACATCAGCCGGAGTACCCTTTACCGGAAGCTCCGGGAGTACAAAATCAGCAGGCAGTGATGCGGTTTGATCTGTCTATGAAGTGTCGTTTCCGTACCCGCCGGAGCGGAGTGCAAAAATTATTTTTTGCACCGCGTTCCACCGACCGACATGCAAAAAATAATTTTTGCACTCCGGCTGCGTCGTTCCGACGCGGGAGCGTCGGAACGATAACCTCAGGATCAGTACAACGGATTTTCTTCACAGGACGCACACAGCGCCCTTATATCGCCATGATAGACCATCGGCATCCGCGCTGCGGCCTGACAGATATCCCGCTGAACAGCCCGGCGATGTGCGGTTGTACGATCTGCGCCGTACTGAGAAATTGAAAAAACCTCCTCCCAGAATTTCTTTTTCCCGTTTTTGGGCTGCATCAGCCTGAAGTCCTTATCCGTTTTTGCCATTTCCGCCAGCTTTTTTATGACCGCGTCCCGGCTCATGGTGCCGTCGGTCAGGCCGTATTCATGGGCTGTTTTGTTGTCAAAAATCTGGGCGCCCATGGTTTCGCGGATCAGATTCTCACTGATATTCCGATGTGTCGCCACATGGCGCACAAAACGATCATATTCCGTATCCACCCCCTGCTGCAACACGGCGATCTCCTCCGGAGTGGCGCGCCGGAAGGGGTTGCCCAGATCCTTGCTGCGCCCGGCCGAGATGACGGTCTGCTCAATACCGCCTCTGGTCTGGATGCCGCCCCCCAGCAGGCCGCCTTCGGTAGCGACCGGCTGATCAAAATAGGTCAGCATTCCCCCGATGACACCGATGCTCCCGATCATGCTGCCGTAATCCGCATAGATCGCATCGGCCCCGGCCATTGCCATCACGCCGCCGGATGCCGAAAGGCCTTCGATATACACCACCACGGGGTTCTGGGTGGCGTTCCGGTACGCCTCAATGCCTTCGGAAATCGCCATTGATCCGAAAATGGTCCCGCCCGGGGTCTGCATATGGAGGAGAATCCCCTTTACGCTTTCATTTTTGGCCGCCTCCTTCAGCAAATCCTGCAATTCATAGCCGTAGGTCACACCGCCCCAGTTCATGGGGGAGCTGAACTCACGGGACGGGCTGCCGAGAATCAGCCCTTCCACAGAGATCTCCAGCAGGAGGTTTTCACTCTCTTTATCCCCGGAGACATAGGTGTAGGGGGACGTGGTCGCCGTGTCCGACAGGTCGGAGATTCCGCTTTTTCCCATCACTCCGCCCAGTCCCAGTCCCATGCCGACAAAAAACAGGCTGAAGAGGAAAAGGAGGACAATAAAGCTGATCAGAGAAAAAAAGGCCATGCCAAAAATCTTAAACGGTGCTTTCCAAAACTCACTCATATTTCCTCCCAGTCAGACGCGGGTTATCTCGCGGTTGCGCTAAGAAGCTGTTTTAAAAATACCGGCGACTCGGAAACGGAGTGCGAAAATTAAGGCCGGAGGCCGTTTTTTCGCGGGTTTTGCAAAAGTACGCCCCCCTTCGGGGGCTGACTTTTGCACTCCGAAGGAATTTTTAAAACAACTTCTAAGAACCTATCCGAAAGTTCCCCGACTTTTTTCTGTCATTCCGAGCGAATGTGAGGAATCTTAAAATTTTCCGCTTCGCCCGGAATGACACCGGTGTATTTTTATAGAAAATTATTGATTGACCACTTATACTGAGTCCGCTTTGAAAACCGGCGTTTTTATTGCGCCCGTCATTCCCGCGAAAGCGGGACGGATACCTGCTTTCGCAGGCATGATGCGGTTTCAGAGAAACCACAATTTTCAAAACAGACGCAGTATATCCGCTGATTTTGCCAGATGCTGATCAAAAAAAAGCAGCTTCAGACTTGAAGTCTGAACTCCGCAAAACACAGCGTGCTATTTTAACTTTAGTCCGAGAAGTCCCCTTCCTGAGTGATAGCGAAGGTGGGGGATGAATCGGAGTTTCCGGGGCATCTTTTCACAGGAACGTGCCCTTGGAAACAGTTTTTTTGCTGACCGGTAATTTGTTCTGTGATACAGGCGTTTATATGGATTTCGTCATACGTCGTTCCTATAAATACAGGGTTTATCCCGCAAATGCTCAGATTTCCAATCCGGAGAACCAGTTCTCCATGTGCCGTCATCTGTACAACCGGAGCCTTGCGGAACGGACTGATGCGTATGAAAAAGACGGTACGGCAATTTCTTACCATCAGCAGCAGAACAGCCTGCCGGAGCTGAAAAAAGAACGTCCCTGGTACAAAGGCGTGTATTCCCAGGTTCTTCAGGATGTGCTGAGAAGACTGGACAACGCTTATCAGGCGTTTTTCCGCAGAGCGAAGGCGGGTGGGAAACCCGGATTTCCGAAATTCAGAAAACGGGGACAATGGAACAGCATCACCTATCCCCAGTACCGGAAGCGCCCGGACTCCGTTATCACCGTTCCGAAGGTCGGTAAGGTGAGACTTGTATATCACCGGGAACTCCCGGAAGACGCAACAGTGAAGACGCTGACAATCACGAAGGAAGCCGGTAGGTGGTTTGCCTGTTTCTCGGCAGAACTCCCGTTCACTGCCGAGCCTGAACAGGGCCTGTCCGATCCTCTCGGTATTGACCTCGGCCTTACTGACTTTTTTTATGCCTCTGACGGTTCCCATGTTCCGATTCCGAAATATTTCAGAAAGAAAGAAAAGCAGTTAAAGCGTTTGCAGCGAAGGCTGGCAAAGTCAGAGAAGCGTTCAGAAAAATATCACAGACTTCTGAGGGCGGTTCGGAAGTGCCATTACCGGATAAAATGCCGGAGATCGGATTTTCTGCATAAGACAGCCAACGGTCTTCTGAAAAAAAGCGGTCTGATCTTTTACGAAGATCTTCGGATCTCCGACATGGTGCGCAGGCCGAAGCCGAAACAGGATGAGGACGGAAAATATCTTCCGAACAACGCCTCTGCAAAAGCCGGACTGAATAAATCCCTGGCCGATGCGGGCTGGGGAAGATTTATTGAAATTCTGAAATACAAGTCCCGCCATCTCGGTAAACGGACACTTGCCGTACCGCCGCAATATACATCACAGACCTGTTCCGCCTGCGGTAAGATTGTGAAAAAGTCTTTGTCTGTCCGTACCCACAGATGCGCCTGCGGTTTTGTTGCCAACCGTGATCTCAATGCCGCTCTCAATATTCTGCGTATCGGGATGGATACGCTTCAGGCTCCGACCTGAAAGAAGCCCCTTCCGAATCTGTGATTCAGGAGGGGAGCATTCACAACCGAATAGGTCAGGCAGACCAGATTTTCCCCCAGCCTGCGGACATCTTTCAGAACCAGTTCCATTGAAATCTCCTGGGTGAACAGCGAAAGGCCGAATCCGAAAATTTTGGGCGAAATGGTG
This window encodes:
- a CDS encoding S49 family peptidase; amino-acid sequence: MSEFWKAPFKIFGMAFFSLISFIVLLFLFSLFFVGMGLGLGGVMGKSGISDLSDTATTSPYTYVSGDKESENLLLEISVEGLILGSPSREFSSPMNWGGVTYGYELQDLLKEAAKNESVKGILLHMQTPGGTIFGSMAISEGIEAYRNATQNPVVVYIEGLSASGGVMAMAGADAIYADYGSMIGSIGVIGGMLTYFDQPVATEGGLLGGGIQTRGGIEQTVISAGRSKDLGNPFRRATPEEIAVLQQGVDTEYDRFVRHVATHRNISENLIRETMGAQIFDNKTAHEYGLTDGTMSRDAVIKKLAEMAKTDKDFRLMQPKNGKKKFWEEVFSISQYGADRTTAHRRAVQRDICQAAARMPMVYHGDIRALCASCEENPLY
- a CDS encoding RNA-guided endonuclease InsQ/TnpB family protein codes for the protein MDFVIRRSYKYRVYPANAQISNPENQFSMCRHLYNRSLAERTDAYEKDGTAISYHQQQNSLPELKKERPWYKGVYSQVLQDVLRRLDNAYQAFFRRAKAGGKPGFPKFRKRGQWNSITYPQYRKRPDSVITVPKVGKVRLVYHRELPEDATVKTLTITKEAGRWFACFSAELPFTAEPEQGLSDPLGIDLGLTDFFYASDGSHVPIPKYFRKKEKQLKRLQRRLAKSEKRSEKYHRLLRAVRKCHYRIKCRRSDFLHKTANGLLKKSGLIFYEDLRISDMVRRPKPKQDEDGKYLPNNASAKAGLNKSLADAGWGRFIEILKYKSRHLGKRTLAVPPQYTSQTCSACGKIVKKSLSVRTHRCACGFVANRDLNAALNILRIGMDTLQAPT